The following are encoded in a window of Castanea sativa cultivar Marrone di Chiusa Pesio chromosome 5, ASM4071231v1 genomic DNA:
- the LOC142634458 gene encoding protein ENDOSPERM DEFECTIVE 1: MKELMQDQHQPEVTTTTVESPLLPPPPPPPPPTQRRPRVREVSSRFMSPLVSSPISKHHQQQQHQQPQRSTSAHRQRRRHLDMEPLYSSDDENRPSVTESIQIQNSELDPQCKAAQRKLQRSVVKLFKENRGGNRADPPSRTCSGKFYTPSRPDTPTVSTIGTTIASRFRRSTTNMSATGTAAAKLLQSSGLSLSISAQPSDSSDETNHNLRPNCTARSLPDFRSSVPEADRLMSEKNCSTNRGVNGSSDSLKFSAPSPCSRSMNLSLSSGGGNGGEKQSNFALPKPNTNSLKTSGGLSLPPVPPPGAKSLGAGNDTRKVKKASTQQENVHTLRLLHNRYLQWRFANAKAEASMQAQQRECERTLYSLGVKISELFDSVKKKRLELGLLQRTKTLSTVLEAQIPYLEEWSALEEDYSVSLSEAIQALLNASLQLPIGNVRADIREVGEALNSATNMMEMIVFHLQSFMPKAEETEILISELARVTGGEKALIGECGGLLSKTYASQVEEFSLRGQLIQLHQCSHKDNLVKTE; encoded by the exons atgaaagaatTGATGCAAGACCAACATCAGCCGGAAGTCACCACCACGACAGTGGAGTCgcctcttcttcctcctcctccgccTCCTCCGCCGCCAACTCAACGGCGGCCGAGGGTGAGAGAGGTCAGCTCTCGGTTCATGTCTCCTCTCGTTTCATCGCCCATTTCTAAACACCACCAACAACAGCAGCATCAGCAGCCGCAGCGGTCAACCTCGGCGCACAGGCAGCGGCGGCGGCATCTGGACATGGAGCCATTGTACAGTTCCGATGACGAGAACAGGCCTTCTGTCACTGAGTCGATTCAGATCCAAAACTCGGAGCTAGACCCTCAGTGCAAAGCAGCTCAGAGGAAACTACAGCGTTCTGTGGTGAAGCTTTTCAAAGAAAACAGAGGAGGAAACAGAGCCGATCCGCCTTCGAGAACTTGCTCTGGAAAATTCTACACGCCTTCGAGGCCGGACACGCCTACTGTCTCTACAATTGGTACAACAATAGCATCGAGATTCAGACGATCTACCACCAATATGAGCGCCACTGGCACCGCCGCGGCCAAGCTTTTACAATCGAGCGGCTTGTCATTGTCAATATCAGCTCAACCTTCAGATTCTTCCGATGAGACTAATCACAATCTACGCCCAAACTGCACGGCTCGCTCTCTTCCTGATTTCCGGTCTTCCGTGCCCGAGGCAGATAGGCTGATGTCTGAGAAAAATTGCTCTACCAATAGGGGTGTTAACGGAAGCAGTGATTCTTTGAAATTCTCTGCTCCATCGCCTTGTTCTCGTTCGATGAATTTGTCATTATCAAGTGGTGGTGGtaatggtggtgaaaagcaatcAAACTTTGCTCTCcccaaaccaaacacaaactctttGAAGACTAGTGGAGGCCTCTCTCTGCCTCCAGTTCCGCCACCTGGTGCAAAGTCGTTAGGGGCTGGGAATGATACTAGGAAGGTAAAGAAAGCTTCGACCCAACAGGAAAATGTACATACTCTCAGATTGCTTCACAACCGTTATCTGCAGTGGAGATTTGCCAATGCAAAAGCGGAGGCCTCTATGCAAGCTCAGCAAAGAGAATGCGAG AGAACACTCTATTCCCTTGGGGTCAAGATATCCGAGTTATTTGATTCTGTGAAGAAGAAACGCCTTGAACTTGGGCTTTTGCAAAGAACAAAGACTCTTTCAACAGTTCTTGAAGCTCAA ATTCCCTATCTGGAGGAGTGGTCTGCTCTAGAGGAGGATTATTCAGTTTCTTTATCAGAAGCAATTCAAGCTTTGTTGAATGCCTCACTTCAACTTCCAATTGGGAATGTcagg GCTGATATAAGAGAGGTAGGAGAGGCACTGAACTCAGCAACAAATATGATGGAAATGATAGTTTTTCATCTTCAAAGCTTTATGCCAAAG GCAGAAGAAACAGAAATTTTAATTTCCGAACTAGCCAGAGTAACTGGGGGAGAAAAAGCTCTTATTGGAGAATGTGGTGGTCTGTTGTCTAAGACATATGCATCACAG GTGGAAGAGTTCAGTTTGAGGGGTCAGCTAATCCAATTGCATCAATGCTCTCATAAAGACAATCTTGTCAAGACTGAGTAG